A genomic region of Streptomyces sp. NBC_00247 contains the following coding sequences:
- a CDS encoding PspA/IM30 family protein, giving the protein MKRMGMIFRAKANKALDRAEDPRETLDYSYQKQLELLQKVRRGVADVATSRKRLELQLNQLQGQSSKLEDQGRKALALGREDLAREALSRRAALQQQVTDLETQHRTLQGEEEKLTLAAQRLQAKVDAFRTKKETIKATYTAAQAQTRIGEAFSGISEEMGDVGLAIQRAEDKTQQMQARAGAIDELLASGALDDPTGTAKDDIAAELDRISGGTDVELELQRMKAELAGGTSAGQQAIEGGSEDTAPGSQQQSPHRYDKS; this is encoded by the coding sequence ATGAAGCGTATGGGAATGATCTTCCGCGCGAAGGCAAACAAGGCTCTTGACCGGGCCGAGGATCCGCGCGAGACCCTCGATTACTCGTACCAGAAGCAGCTGGAACTGCTGCAGAAGGTGCGTCGCGGAGTCGCCGACGTGGCGACGTCGCGCAAGCGGCTGGAGCTGCAGCTGAACCAGTTGCAGGGTCAGTCGTCCAAGCTGGAGGACCAGGGGCGCAAGGCGCTCGCGCTCGGCCGGGAGGACCTCGCCCGCGAGGCGCTCTCCCGTCGCGCCGCCCTCCAGCAGCAGGTCACCGACCTGGAGACGCAGCACCGGACGCTGCAGGGCGAGGAGGAGAAGCTCACTCTCGCGGCCCAGCGGCTCCAGGCCAAGGTCGACGCCTTCCGCACCAAGAAGGAGACGATCAAGGCCACCTACACGGCCGCCCAGGCGCAGACCCGCATCGGCGAGGCGTTCTCCGGCATCTCCGAGGAGATGGGCGACGTCGGCCTGGCCATCCAGCGGGCCGAGGACAAGACGCAGCAGATGCAGGCCCGCGCCGGCGCGATCGACGAGCTGCTCGCCTCCGGCGCCCTGGACGACCCCACCGGCACGGCGAAGGACGACATCGCCGCCGAGCTGGACCGCATCTCCGGTGGTACGGATGTGGAGCTGGAGCTCCAGCGGATGAAGGCCGAACTGGCCGGCGGTACCTCGGCCGGCCAGCAGGCCATCGAGGGCGGCTCCGAGGACACCGCGCCCGGCTCCCAGCAGCAGTCACCGCACCGGTACGACAAGAGCTGA
- a CDS encoding SGNH/GDSL hydrolase family protein: MAESGRAGTGRAARRRARAMAVGAVLGSCALLVAAVTPAAAHGRAAGHGDLGHSGAGHGDGKGHGGSGHGGGNGHGGAPARGPRYVALGDSYTSGPVIPPQVDPGCARSARNYPSLVAERRDASAFVDVSCGGATTQQMWTAQGTNPPQLEALRHDTGLVTLQIGGNDVGFGSIIATCAGLGVQDPAGDPCRSHYTALGTDQLTEAVALTAPKIERVLRAVHARSPHARVLVVGYPDLLPDDGSGCFPAVPFAAGDFPYLRDTEKRLNAMLREVAVRNRAEYVDTYGPTVGHDMCEAPENRWIEPLVPAAPAAPAHPNAKGEQAMATAVLNRLR, encoded by the coding sequence ATGGCGGAAAGCGGACGTGCGGGTACGGGGCGGGCGGCGCGGCGCCGGGCACGGGCGATGGCGGTGGGGGCCGTGCTCGGGAGCTGCGCACTGCTCGTGGCCGCGGTGACGCCGGCCGCCGCGCACGGCAGGGCCGCCGGGCACGGGGACCTTGGGCACTCCGGCGCCGGGCACGGCGACGGCAAGGGCCACGGAGGCTCCGGCCACGGGGGCGGCAACGGGCACGGAGGGGCTCCGGCGCGCGGCCCGCGTTACGTCGCCCTCGGTGACTCGTACACGTCGGGGCCCGTCATCCCCCCGCAGGTCGACCCCGGTTGTGCCCGCTCCGCCCGCAACTACCCCTCCCTGGTCGCGGAGCGGAGAGACGCGTCCGCGTTCGTGGACGTGAGCTGCGGCGGTGCGACGACCCAACAGATGTGGACCGCGCAGGGCACCAACCCCCCGCAGTTGGAGGCGCTCCGGCACGACACCGGTCTCGTCACGCTGCAAATAGGCGGCAACGACGTCGGGTTCGGGTCGATCATCGCCACCTGCGCCGGTCTGGGCGTCCAGGACCCGGCGGGCGATCCCTGCCGGAGCCACTACACGGCCTTGGGGACGGACCAGCTGACCGAAGCCGTCGCGCTGACCGCCCCGAAGATCGAGCGCGTGCTGCGCGCCGTGCACGCGCGGTCGCCGCACGCCCGGGTGCTGGTCGTCGGGTACCCCGATCTGCTGCCCGACGACGGCAGCGGCTGCTTCCCCGCCGTGCCCTTCGCGGCCGGGGACTTCCCCTATCTGCGCGACACCGAGAAGCGGCTCAACGCGATGCTCCGCGAGGTGGCCGTCCGCAACCGCGCCGAGTACGTCGACACCTACGGACCCACCGTCGGGCACGACATGTGCGAGGCGCCCGAGAACCGCTGGATCGAGCCGCTCGTGCCGGCCGCGCCCGCGGCTCCCGCCCACCCGAACGCCAAGGGCGAGCAGGCCATGGCGACCGCCGTACTGAACCGGCTGAGATAG
- a CDS encoding DUF3043 domain-containing protein, whose translation MFRSRSKEEKAPTDKVTADLSTQSRDPQAPKGRPTPKRSEAQTQRRRASTTPVDRKEAVKRSREARRVDMAKQREALASGDERYLPTRDKGPVRRFVRDFVDSRFCIAEWFLPMAVVILVLSVIQIRNIQNISLLLWLGVIVLIVLDSIGLAFRLRKQLRIRFPDTPQRGAVAYGLMRTLQMRRLRLPKPQVKRGERP comes from the coding sequence GTGTTCCGTAGCCGTTCCAAAGAAGAGAAGGCCCCCACCGACAAGGTGACGGCGGACCTCTCCACCCAGTCCCGCGACCCCCAGGCTCCGAAGGGTCGCCCCACGCCGAAGCGCAGTGAGGCGCAGACGCAGCGGCGTCGTGCCTCGACCACGCCGGTCGACCGCAAGGAGGCGGTGAAGCGCTCGCGCGAAGCACGCCGGGTCGACATGGCCAAGCAGCGCGAGGCCCTCGCCTCCGGCGACGAGCGCTACCTCCCGACCCGCGACAAGGGCCCGGTGCGGCGCTTCGTCCGCGACTTCGTGGACTCGCGCTTCTGCATCGCCGAGTGGTTCCTGCCGATGGCCGTGGTCATCCTCGTCCTCAGCGTGATCCAGATCCGGAACATCCAGAACATCTCGCTGCTGCTCTGGCTCGGCGTGATCGTGCTGATCGTCCTGGACTCCATCGGTCTGGCGTTCCGGCTGCGCAAGCAGCTGCGCATCCGCTTCCCGGACACCCCGCAGCGCGGCGCCGTCGCCTACGGCCTGATGCGGACGCTCCAGATGCGCCGACTGCGGCTGCCGAAGCCGCAGGTCAAGCGAGGAGAGCGGCCCTGA
- a CDS encoding leucyl aminopeptidase — translation MTALTLSTAGAATLRADALVVGLAKGSKGPVLAPGAEAVDKAFDGKLAAVLETLGATGAEGELTKVPAAGGLKAPVVVAVGLGTAPDSNDAYDSETLRRAAGVAARALTGAKKAGFALPAATVEDAGAVAEGALLGAYAFTAYQGGENKLAPKSAKNTGPKLPLAEVTVLGAKPRDKAFKAAAERAVAVAEEINRARDLINTPPNDLYPESFAAVATAAGKEHGIKVQVLDEKALVKGGYGGLIGVGQGAVHGPRLVKLAYTHPKAEKTLALVGKGITYDSGGISLKPAGHNETMKCDMSGAAAVFATVVAASRLGLRVNVTGWLALAENMPGGNATRPGDVLRMYSGKTVEVLNTDAEGRLVLADALTRASEEAPDAIVDVATLTGAMVLALGNRTFGIMANDDAFRTSIHEIAEEVGEASWPMPLPADLRKGMDSPTADIANMGERMGGGLVAGLFLKEFVGEGIAWAHLDIAGPAFHEGAPYGYTPKGGTGSSVRTLVRLAELTAAGDLG, via the coding sequence GTGACTGCTCTCACTCTCAGCACCGCAGGTGCGGCGACGCTGCGCGCCGACGCACTCGTCGTCGGCCTCGCCAAGGGCTCCAAGGGGCCGGTGCTCGCCCCGGGCGCCGAGGCCGTGGACAAGGCGTTCGACGGAAAGCTCGCCGCCGTCCTGGAGACCCTGGGCGCCACCGGTGCCGAGGGCGAACTCACCAAGGTTCCCGCCGCCGGTGGCCTCAAGGCCCCCGTCGTCGTCGCGGTCGGCCTCGGCACGGCCCCGGACTCGAACGACGCCTACGACTCCGAGACCCTGCGCCGCGCCGCCGGTGTCGCGGCCCGCGCCCTGACCGGCGCGAAGAAGGCCGGCTTCGCCCTTCCGGCCGCGACCGTGGAGGACGCCGGCGCCGTCGCCGAGGGCGCCCTGCTCGGCGCGTACGCCTTCACCGCCTACCAGGGCGGCGAGAACAAGCTCGCCCCCAAGTCGGCCAAGAACACCGGCCCGAAGCTGCCGCTCGCCGAGGTCACCGTCCTCGGCGCCAAGCCGCGCGACAAGGCCTTCAAGGCCGCCGCCGAGCGCGCCGTCGCCGTGGCCGAGGAGATCAACCGCGCCCGCGACCTGATCAACACCCCGCCGAACGACCTCTACCCCGAGTCCTTCGCCGCCGTGGCCACGGCCGCCGGCAAGGAGCACGGCATCAAGGTCCAGGTGCTCGACGAGAAGGCCCTGGTCAAGGGCGGCTACGGCGGCCTGATCGGTGTCGGCCAGGGCGCCGTCCACGGCCCCCGGCTGGTGAAGCTCGCCTACACCCACCCGAAGGCGGAGAAGACCCTGGCCCTGGTGGGCAAGGGCATCACCTACGACTCGGGCGGCATCTCGCTCAAGCCGGCCGGCCACAACGAGACGATGAAGTGCGACATGAGCGGCGCCGCCGCCGTGTTCGCCACCGTCGTCGCCGCGTCCCGCCTCGGCCTGCGCGTCAACGTCACCGGCTGGCTGGCGCTCGCGGAGAACATGCCGGGCGGCAACGCCACCCGTCCGGGCGACGTGCTGCGCATGTACAGCGGCAAGACCGTCGAGGTCCTCAACACGGACGCCGAGGGCCGGCTCGTCCTCGCCGACGCGCTGACCCGCGCCTCCGAGGAGGCCCCCGACGCGATCGTCGACGTGGCGACCCTGACCGGCGCCATGGTGCTGGCGCTCGGCAACCGCACCTTCGGCATCATGGCGAACGACGACGCCTTCCGTACGTCGATCCACGAGATCGCCGAGGAGGTCGGCGAGGCGTCCTGGCCGATGCCGCTCCCCGCGGACCTGCGCAAGGGCATGGACTCCCCGACCGCCGACATCGCCAACATGGGCGAGCGGATGGGCGGCGGCCTGGTGGCCGGTCTGTTCCTGAAGGAGTTCGTCGGCGAGGGCATCGCCTGGGCGCACCTGGACATCGCGGGCCCGGCCTTCCACGAGGGCGCGCCGTACGGCTACACCCCCAAGGGCGGCACCGGCTCCTCGGTGCGCACCCTGGTCCGGCTCGCGGAGCTCACCGCCGCCGGCGACCTGGGCTGA
- the lpdA gene encoding dihydrolipoyl dehydrogenase, which produces MANDASTVFDLVILGGGSGGYAAALRGAQLGLDVALIEKGKVGGTCLHNGCIPTKALLHAGEIADQAREAEQFGVKATFEGIDIEAVHKYKDEVISGLYKGLQGLIASRKVHYVEGEGRLSSPTSVDVNGERIQGRHIVLATGSVPRSLPGLEIDGNRIISSDHALKLDRVPKSAIVLGGGVIGVEFASAWKSFGTDVTIVEGLKHLVPVEDENSSKLLERAFRKRGIKFNLGTFFDKAEYTQDGVRVTLADGKTFEAELLLVAIGRGPVSQGLGYEEAGVAMDRGYVLVDEYMQTNVPTISAVGDLAPTLQLAHVGFAEGILVAERLAGLKVVPIDYDGVPKVTYCHPEVASVGISEAKAKEIYGADKVVALKYNLAGNGKSKILKTAGEIKLVQVKDGAVVGVHMVGDRMGEQVGEAQLIYNWEALPAEVAQLIHAHPTQNEAMGEAHLALAGKPLHSHD; this is translated from the coding sequence GTGGCGAACGACGCCAGCACCGTTTTCGACCTAGTGATCCTCGGCGGTGGCAGTGGCGGTTACGCCGCGGCCCTGCGCGGAGCGCAGCTGGGCCTGGACGTCGCCCTGATCGAGAAGGGCAAGGTCGGCGGTACCTGCCTGCACAACGGCTGCATCCCGACCAAGGCGCTGCTGCACGCCGGCGAGATCGCCGACCAGGCGCGCGAGGCCGAGCAGTTCGGTGTCAAGGCCACCTTCGAGGGCATCGACATCGAGGCGGTCCACAAGTACAAGGACGAAGTGATCTCCGGCCTGTACAAGGGCCTGCAGGGTCTCATCGCCTCGCGCAAGGTGCACTACGTCGAGGGCGAGGGCCGTCTGTCGTCCCCGACCTCGGTGGACGTGAACGGCGAGCGCATCCAGGGCCGCCACATCGTGCTGGCGACCGGCTCCGTGCCGCGCTCGCTGCCGGGCCTGGAGATCGACGGCAACCGCATCATCTCCTCGGACCACGCGCTGAAGCTCGACCGTGTCCCGAAGTCGGCCATCGTGCTCGGCGGCGGCGTCATCGGTGTCGAGTTCGCCTCGGCGTGGAAGTCCTTCGGCACCGACGTGACCATCGTCGAGGGCCTGAAGCACCTGGTCCCGGTCGAGGACGAGAACAGCTCGAAGCTTCTGGAGCGCGCGTTCCGCAAGCGCGGCATCAAGTTCAACCTCGGCACCTTCTTCGACAAGGCCGAGTACACGCAGGACGGCGTCCGCGTGACCCTCGCCGACGGCAAGACCTTCGAGGCCGAGCTGCTGCTGGTCGCGATCGGCCGCGGCCCGGTGTCGCAGGGTCTCGGTTACGAGGAGGCCGGGGTCGCGATGGACCGCGGCTACGTCCTCGTCGACGAGTACATGCAGACCAACGTGCCCACGATCTCGGCCGTGGGCGACCTCGCGCCGACCCTCCAGCTCGCGCACGTCGGCTTCGCCGAGGGCATCCTCGTCGCGGAGCGGCTGGCCGGTCTGAAGGTCGTCCCGATCGACTACGACGGGGTGCCGAAGGTGACGTACTGCCACCCCGAGGTCGCCTCCGTCGGCATCTCCGAGGCCAAGGCCAAGGAGATCTACGGTGCGGACAAGGTCGTCGCCCTCAAGTACAACCTGGCGGGCAACGGCAAGAGCAAGATCCTGAAGACCGCGGGCGAGATCAAGCTCGTCCAGGTCAAGGACGGTGCCGTGGTCGGCGTCCACATGGTCGGCGACCGTATGGGCGAGCAGGTCGGCGAAGCACAGCTGATCTACAACTGGGAGGCGCTGCCGGCCGAGGTCGCGCAGCTCATCCACGCCCACCCGACCCAGAACG
- the pspAA gene encoding PspA-associated protein PspAA: MIVRIMGEGQVELADGEIAELNALDDELLAEMERGDGPGFRATLHALLGRVRELGSPLPDDSLEPSELILPSPDATLEEVRAMLHDDGLIPG, from the coding sequence ATGATCGTACGGATCATGGGGGAGGGCCAGGTAGAACTGGCCGACGGCGAGATCGCCGAGCTGAACGCGCTCGACGACGAACTGCTCGCGGAGATGGAGCGCGGCGACGGCCCCGGATTCCGCGCCACGCTGCACGCCTTGCTCGGCCGGGTGCGCGAGCTGGGCTCGCCGCTGCCGGACGACTCCCTGGAACCGTCCGAACTGATCCTGCCCTCGCCCGACGCCACCCTCGAAGAGGTCCGCGCCATGCTCCACGACGACGGGCTGATCCCCGGCTGA
- a CDS encoding adenosylcobinamide-GDP ribazoletransferase: MNSLNSHGLRFAFGTLTVLPVRVTRWDRTAARAGMLCAPLAGLVVGLLAAGLGSLALLCGSGPLLAAVASAAVPAALTRGLHLDGLADTADGLGSGKPAEDALRIMKQSDIGPFGVITLLFVLLAQVAAGYELYGRGWAEGAAGTVVAAVAARLALTLASRRGVPAARPEGLGAVVAGTVPVPRAVPVAVAAVAACAAAGLAGGAGGVAHHALAALLALGTSEALLRHCVRRFGGVTGDVFGAVEETATTTALVVLALG, encoded by the coding sequence GTGAACTCCCTGAACAGCCACGGCCTCCGTTTCGCCTTCGGCACCCTCACCGTGCTGCCCGTCCGCGTCACCCGCTGGGACCGTACGGCCGCTCGCGCGGGCATGCTCTGCGCGCCGCTCGCCGGGCTCGTGGTGGGGCTGCTCGCGGCGGGACTGGGTTCGCTGGCGCTGCTGTGCGGTTCGGGTCCGCTGCTCGCCGCGGTCGCCTCCGCCGCCGTACCGGCCGCGCTCACCCGGGGTCTCCATCTGGACGGCCTCGCGGACACGGCGGACGGGCTCGGCAGCGGCAAGCCGGCCGAGGACGCGCTGCGGATCATGAAGCAGTCGGACATCGGGCCGTTCGGCGTGATCACCCTGCTCTTCGTCCTGCTGGCCCAGGTCGCCGCCGGCTACGAGCTCTACGGGCGCGGCTGGGCCGAGGGTGCGGCGGGCACGGTGGTGGCCGCCGTCGCCGCCCGTCTCGCGCTGACCCTGGCCTCCCGCCGGGGCGTACCTGCGGCCCGTCCGGAGGGGCTGGGCGCCGTGGTGGCCGGCACGGTTCCCGTGCCGCGGGCGGTCCCGGTCGCGGTGGCCGCGGTCGCGGCCTGCGCGGCGGCGGGCCTGGCCGGCGGGGCGGGCGGGGTGGCGCACCACGCACTCGCCGCGCTGCTCGCGCTCGGGACGTCCGAGGCGCTGCTGCGGCACTGCGTGCGGCGGTTCGGCGGGGTGACGGGGGACGTGTTCGGCGCGGTGGAGGAGACGGCGACGACGACGGCGCTGGTGGTGCTGGCACTCGGCTGA
- the cobT gene encoding nicotinate-nucleotide--dimethylbenzimidazole phosphoribosyltransferase: protein MNLDDFSDLIERPDGGVRRDAEERRGRLIVPPGALGRLDELGEWLSAAQQSVPVRPVEQPRVVLFAGDHKVAELGVSGRAPGSAYELVRATLDGASPLAVLARSFSVPVRIVDAGLDCDPELLPESVVRGRVRRGTGRIDVEDALTAEEAAEAVRLGIRIADEEADSGTDLVVLGDLSVGGTTAAATLIAALCGTDASVVTGRGGAGIDDLAWMRKCAAVRDSLRRARPVLGDQVELLAAVGGADLAAMTGFLLQCAVRRLPVVLDGVVSAACALVAQRAAFRAPDWWLAGHASGEPAQAKALDRMALTPLLDHKVTVGEGTGALLALPLVRAAAAFAAELPEREPEKPVEGPAEDSAEERDGERDDVVADPAL from the coding sequence GTGAACCTGGACGACTTCTCCGACCTGATCGAGCGCCCCGACGGCGGTGTGCGGCGCGACGCCGAGGAACGCCGGGGACGGCTGATCGTCCCTCCCGGCGCGCTCGGCCGGCTCGACGAACTGGGCGAGTGGCTGTCCGCCGCGCAGCAGTCCGTGCCGGTCCGGCCCGTGGAACAGCCGCGCGTGGTGCTCTTCGCGGGTGACCACAAGGTCGCCGAACTGGGCGTCTCCGGGCGCGCCCCGGGGAGCGCGTACGAGCTGGTCCGCGCCACCCTGGACGGGGCCAGCCCGCTGGCGGTGCTGGCCCGGAGCTTCTCGGTGCCGGTGCGGATCGTCGACGCCGGTCTGGACTGCGACCCGGAGCTGCTGCCGGAGTCCGTCGTACGCGGCCGGGTGCGGCGCGGGACCGGGCGGATCGACGTCGAGGACGCCCTGACCGCCGAGGAGGCTGCCGAGGCCGTACGGCTGGGCATCCGGATCGCGGACGAGGAGGCCGACTCCGGTACCGACCTGGTGGTGCTGGGCGACCTCAGTGTGGGCGGCACGACGGCGGCGGCCACCCTGATCGCCGCGCTGTGCGGTACCGACGCCTCGGTGGTGACCGGACGTGGAGGCGCGGGGATCGACGACCTGGCGTGGATGCGCAAGTGCGCCGCGGTCCGGGACTCGCTGCGCCGGGCCCGTCCGGTCCTCGGGGACCAGGTGGAGCTGCTGGCTGCGGTGGGCGGCGCTGATCTCGCCGCGATGACCGGGTTCCTCCTCCAGTGCGCGGTGCGCCGGCTCCCGGTGGTCCTGGACGGTGTGGTCTCGGCGGCCTGCGCGCTGGTGGCGCAGCGGGCCGCGTTCCGGGCACCCGACTGGTGGCTGGCCGGGCACGCGAGCGGTGAGCCGGCGCAGGCGAAGGCGCTGGACCGGATGGCGCTGACGCCGCTGCTCGACCACAAGGTCACGGTCGGCGAGGGTACGGGCGCGCTGCTGGCCCTCCCGCTGGTGCGGGCCGCCGCCGCGTTCGCCGCCGAGCTGCCGGAGCGGGAGCCGGAGAAGCCCGTCGAGGGCCCTGCCGAGGACTCTGCCGAGGAGCGGGACGGCGAGCGGGACGACGTCGTGGCGGACCCGGCCCTCTGA
- a CDS encoding bifunctional adenosylcobinamide kinase/adenosylcobinamide-phosphate guanylyltransferase produces MELTLLGTGAPGGLPRPDCPCAVCATARGGSARATTALLVDDAVLLDLTPGAALAAARAGHSLAGVRQVLLTRPQNGPPVELPPGLPRAGRVPDGQVLTLISGHRVRAVPMDAPGTGYEVTSPAGDRLLYLPQGAAPAGLAEPFPEPYDLVVGDVVGRPDALARLRAVDAVGPATEVVAVHLDHDAPPGAELDRRLAAAGARAVPDGTTLVAGEYLPLPGVPRRTLVTGGARSGKSVEAELRLETFPDVVYVATGGRRDGDTEWAARVGLHRERRPSAWRTEETCEVAELLRADGPPLLIDCLSLWLTDAMDRVDAWDDGRWAAGGEKALRARVAELVAAVRETSRTVVAVTNEVGSGVVPATAAGRRFRDELGRLNAAFAAECETVLLVVAGLPVVLRG; encoded by the coding sequence GTGGAACTGACTCTCCTCGGCACCGGAGCCCCCGGCGGGCTGCCGCGGCCCGACTGCCCCTGCGCCGTGTGCGCGACCGCCCGCGGCGGGTCCGCGCGGGCCACGACGGCCCTGTTGGTCGACGACGCCGTGCTGCTCGACCTCACCCCGGGCGCGGCGCTCGCAGCCGCCCGGGCGGGTCACTCACTGGCGGGGGTGCGCCAGGTGCTGCTGACCCGCCCCCAGAACGGTCCGCCGGTCGAGCTGCCCCCCGGGCTCCCCCGGGCGGGCCGGGTACCGGACGGACAGGTGCTGACGCTGATCAGCGGGCACCGGGTGCGGGCGGTGCCGATGGACGCGCCGGGCACGGGGTACGAGGTCACCTCCCCCGCCGGAGATCGGCTGCTGTACCTGCCGCAGGGCGCCGCTCCGGCCGGGCTCGCCGAGCCGTTCCCGGAGCCGTACGACCTGGTGGTCGGCGATGTGGTGGGGCGGCCCGACGCGCTGGCCCGGCTGCGCGCGGTGGACGCGGTCGGGCCGGCCACCGAGGTCGTCGCCGTCCACCTGGACCACGACGCCCCGCCCGGGGCCGAGCTGGACCGCCGGCTCGCGGCGGCCGGGGCCCGGGCGGTGCCCGACGGGACGACGCTGGTGGCCGGGGAGTACCTCCCCCTCCCCGGGGTGCCCCGCCGCACCCTGGTGACCGGGGGCGCCCGGTCGGGGAAGTCGGTGGAGGCGGAGCTGCGGCTGGAGACCTTCCCCGACGTGGTGTACGTGGCGACGGGCGGGCGGCGGGACGGGGACACCGAGTGGGCGGCACGCGTCGGGCTGCACCGGGAGCGCCGGCCGTCCGCCTGGCGCACCGAGGAGACCTGCGAGGTCGCGGAGCTGCTGCGGGCGGACGGGCCGCCACTGCTGATCGACTGCCTCTCGCTCTGGCTGACCGACGCGATGGACCGGGTGGACGCCTGGGACGACGGCCGGTGGGCGGCCGGCGGCGAGAAGGCGCTGCGGGCGCGGGTCGCGGAGCTGGTCGCCGCCGTGCGGGAGACCTCGCGGACCGTGGTGGCGGTGACGAACGAGGTGGGTTCGGGCGTGGTCCCGGCGACGGCGGCGGGACGGCGGTTCCGTGACGAGCTGGGGCGGCTGAACGCGGCGTTCGCGGCGGAGTGCGAGACGGTGCTGCTGGTCGTCGCGGGCCTGCCGGTGGTGCTGCGCGGCTGA
- a CDS encoding class I SAM-dependent methyltransferase, translated as MRNIVRQELVARQLDEQIAARFPVGRRLRVLDVGLGQGTQALRLARAGHSVTGLDSDTAMLASAREALAHEPEGIRERVRLIEGDGSETGVHFLPGSFDMVLCHGVLMYVEEPDALLAGLARVLAPDGLLSLLVRNGDALAMRPAAAGDFATAHAAFDTARYTNRLGLRVRADRLDALTATLAGIAAPLHAWYGVRVFTDNAPNDAPLPDAAELERIFAAEERAGRTDPYRRVAALLHLCGVRGGT; from the coding sequence CTGCGCAACATCGTCCGCCAGGAGCTCGTGGCCCGGCAGCTGGACGAGCAGATAGCCGCCCGCTTCCCGGTGGGGCGGCGACTGCGCGTCCTCGACGTCGGACTGGGCCAGGGCACGCAGGCCCTCCGCCTGGCACGGGCCGGTCACTCGGTGACCGGCCTGGACTCCGACACCGCGATGCTGGCGTCGGCCCGTGAGGCGCTGGCGCACGAACCCGAGGGCATCCGCGAGCGCGTCCGGCTGATCGAGGGCGACGGTTCGGAGACCGGGGTCCATTTCCTGCCCGGCAGCTTCGACATGGTCCTCTGCCACGGCGTACTGATGTACGTCGAGGAGCCGGACGCCCTGCTGGCGGGGCTGGCCCGGGTGCTGGCGCCCGACGGTCTCCTCTCCCTGCTGGTACGCAACGGCGACGCGCTCGCGATGCGCCCCGCCGCGGCCGGCGACTTCGCCACCGCGCACGCCGCGTTCGACACCGCCCGCTACACCAACCGGCTCGGCCTCCGGGTCCGGGCCGACCGGCTCGACGCGCTGACCGCCACCCTGGCGGGGATCGCGGCGCCGCTGCACGCCTGGTACGGGGTGCGCGTCTTCACCGACAACGCCCCGAACGACGCCCCGCTGCCCGACGCCGCCGAGCTGGAGCGGATCTTCGCCGCCGAGGAGCGGGCCGGGCGGACCGATCCGTACCGGCGGGTGGCCGCGCTGCTCCACCTGTGCGGGGTACGCGGCGGGACCTGA
- a CDS encoding endo alpha-1,4 polygalactosaminidase, producing the protein MVSLLLSGCTSGESREAGAERPVAGAPTASSAGRWQPRPGVDWQWQLSGRLDAGVDVPVYDIDGFDHDAAAVAGLHDRGRKVICYLSTGAHEDFRPDADAFPASVLGKGNGWEGERWLDVRRTDVLEPLMEARIAMCAKKGFDAVEPDNMDGYRNDTGFPLTAVDQLAYNRLIARIAHRHGLAVGLKNDLDQIPALEPDFDFAVNEQCAQYGECEELTPFVEADKAVFHVEYELPAAAFCARSRELGLSSLEKKYELGVWRESCATGTGAPAGA; encoded by the coding sequence ATGGTGTCGCTGCTGCTCTCCGGCTGCACCTCGGGGGAGTCCCGCGAGGCGGGGGCCGAGCGCCCCGTGGCCGGCGCCCCGACGGCCTCCTCGGCCGGGCGCTGGCAGCCGCGGCCCGGCGTGGACTGGCAGTGGCAGCTCTCCGGGCGGCTCGACGCGGGCGTGGACGTACCGGTGTACGACATCGACGGCTTCGACCACGACGCCGCCGCCGTCGCCGGTCTGCACGACCGGGGCCGCAAGGTCATCTGCTACCTCTCCACGGGCGCCCACGAGGACTTCCGCCCGGACGCCGACGCGTTCCCCGCCTCCGTGCTGGGCAAGGGCAACGGCTGGGAGGGCGAGCGCTGGCTCGACGTCCGGCGCACCGACGTACTGGAGCCCCTGATGGAGGCCCGGATCGCGATGTGCGCGAAGAAGGGCTTCGACGCCGTGGAGCCGGACAACATGGACGGCTACCGCAACGACACCGGCTTCCCGCTCACCGCCGTCGACCAGTTGGCGTACAACCGGCTGATCGCCCGCATCGCGCACCGCCACGGCCTGGCCGTCGGCCTCAAGAACGACCTCGACCAGATCCCCGCGCTCGAACCGGACTTCGACTTCGCGGTGAACGAGCAGTGCGCGCAGTACGGGGAGTGCGAGGAGCTGACCCCGTTCGTCGAGGCGGACAAGGCCGTCTTCCACGTCGAGTACGAACTCCCGGCCGCCGCGTTCTGCGCCCGCTCGCGTGAACTCGGGCTCAGCTCGCTGGAGAAGAAGTACGAGCTGGGGGTCTGGCGCGAGAGCTGCGCGACGGGGACGGGAGCCCCGGCGGGCGCGTGA